The Dokdonella koreensis DS-123 genome has a segment encoding these proteins:
- a CDS encoding response regulator transcription factor has protein sequence MSALRIAIADDHAVVRTGYRRLLELEDGFEVVAEFGDGDSACEWLTTHAADILILDLSMPGRAGMETLQRLRARAPHLQVLVFTMHESPALAAQAMRLGARGYLTKSSPPESLVTAVRDIAAGQRSLPDALEEEIRQKARRVPLPHLTLSARELDIFLLLARGLSVEEVANQARMSFKTAANYQTSIRKKTGLGSSLDMHRYAVSHGLLPDSAGAPI, from the coding sequence ATGTCCGCCTTGAGAATCGCCATCGCCGACGACCATGCGGTCGTGCGCACCGGCTACCGCCGCCTGCTGGAACTGGAGGACGGCTTCGAAGTGGTCGCCGAGTTCGGCGACGGCGACAGCGCCTGCGAATGGCTGACCACGCACGCGGCCGACATCCTGATCCTGGACCTGTCGATGCCCGGCCGGGCCGGCATGGAGACCCTGCAGCGCCTGCGCGCGCGCGCGCCGCACCTGCAGGTCCTGGTCTTCACGATGCACGAGAGCCCCGCGCTGGCCGCCCAGGCCATGCGCCTGGGCGCGCGCGGCTACCTGACCAAGAGCAGCCCGCCCGAATCGCTGGTCACCGCCGTGCGCGACATCGCCGCCGGCCAGCGCAGCCTGCCCGATGCACTGGAAGAGGAAATCCGGCAGAAGGCCCGGCGCGTACCGTTGCCGCATCTGACGCTGAGCGCGCGCGAGCTGGACATCTTCCTGCTGCTGGCGCGCGGGCTGAGCGTCGAGGAGGTCGCAAACCAGGCCCGCATGAGCTTCAAGACCGCGGCCAACTACCAGACCTCGATCCGCAAGAAGACCGGGCTGGGCAGTTCCCTCGACATGCATCGCTACGCGGTGTCCCATGGCCTGCTGCCCGACAGCGCCGGTGCGCCGATCTGA
- a CDS encoding ATP-binding protein, with protein MDMSRFLMGRIAAVSAAIFFAALLFALWRAQFDVELEERGAADVARAFEHLSALQDEPPEGLDAHVAALREIVGSDRMRHLQLRLADATGRELIGPPPPAAPSWLERAFVALLPPESAQANAATWVIRRDEGVRFVATFMLNPASEQEEALDDTLGLLGTLLGYGVLTLMAVFWALRRALAPLQPIHTAIGHYRDADYAWRVPPLPMRELDAVGQALNHMAGALAQAQEARRTLSLKLLGVQEEERTYIARELHDELGQVLTAMRADIAWLQRRADGTPDVQDVVGGLAASCGRLHEGVSDLLDRLRPQGGRDGDGPVPLHGLLESLLQGWRDRPGQDAVLSLAYDARVEPLGDELALTIYRMTQEALTNAMRYSGARRIEVTLGLDREGRLRWQVEDDGVGIDALDRAIHRGNGLAGISERVWAHHGEIEIQPRTADPQRPGARLSARFPRSGRRTD; from the coding sequence ATGGACATGTCGCGCTTTCTAATGGGACGGATCGCCGCGGTGTCTGCGGCGATCTTTTTCGCGGCGCTGCTGTTCGCGCTGTGGCGGGCCCAGTTCGACGTCGAGCTGGAAGAGCGCGGTGCCGCCGATGTCGCCCGTGCGTTCGAGCACCTGAGCGCATTGCAGGACGAGCCGCCGGAAGGCCTGGATGCGCATGTGGCGGCGCTGCGCGAGATCGTCGGCTCGGACCGGATGCGGCATCTGCAGCTGCGCCTGGCCGATGCGACCGGGCGCGAGCTGATCGGGCCGCCGCCGCCCGCGGCGCCGTCCTGGCTCGAGCGGGCGTTCGTGGCGCTGCTGCCGCCCGAATCGGCCCAGGCCAATGCGGCGACCTGGGTGATCCGGCGCGACGAAGGCGTGCGGTTCGTCGCCACCTTCATGCTGAACCCGGCCAGCGAGCAGGAGGAGGCGCTGGACGACACGCTGGGCCTGCTCGGCACCTTGCTCGGCTACGGAGTGCTGACCCTGATGGCGGTGTTCTGGGCGCTGCGCCGTGCGCTGGCCCCGTTGCAGCCGATCCACACCGCGATCGGGCACTACCGCGATGCCGACTACGCCTGGCGCGTGCCGCCATTGCCGATGCGCGAGCTCGACGCCGTCGGCCAGGCGCTCAACCACATGGCCGGCGCGCTCGCGCAGGCGCAGGAAGCCCGGCGCACGCTCAGCCTCAAGCTGCTCGGCGTGCAGGAAGAGGAGCGCACCTACATCGCGCGCGAGCTGCACGACGAGCTCGGCCAGGTGCTGACCGCGATGCGTGCCGACATCGCCTGGCTGCAGCGCCGCGCCGACGGTACGCCGGACGTGCAGGACGTGGTCGGCGGTCTCGCCGCGTCCTGCGGCCGCCTGCACGAGGGTGTCAGCGACCTGCTCGATCGCCTGCGCCCGCAGGGCGGACGCGACGGTGACGGTCCGGTGCCGCTGCACGGTCTGCTCGAGAGCCTGCTGCAGGGCTGGCGCGATCGTCCCGGCCAGGATGCGGTGCTGTCGCTGGCCTACGATGCGCGGGTCGAGCCGCTCGGCGACGAGCTGGCATTGACGATCTATCGCATGACGCAGGAGGCACTGACCAACGCGATGCGCTACTCGGGCGCGCGGCGCATCGAGGTGACGCTGGGACTCGACCGGGAAGGGCGCCTGCGCTGGCAGGTGGAGGACGACGGCGTCGGCATCGACGCGCTCGATCGCGCGATCCACCGCGGCAACGGCCTGGCAGGCATCAGCGAGCGTGTCTGGGCGCACCACGGCGAGATCGAGATCCAGCCGCGCACGGCCGATCCGCAGCGGCCGGGCGCGCGGCTGTCGGCGCGGTTTCCGAGGAGCGGCCGGCGCACGGACTGA
- a CDS encoding TonB-dependent receptor yields the protein MLARSVKSNPCHAARSGPMQQAGIRTHAAPPGGRPAPARHGPGPRSALALALATALLPFAPLHAQAPAGEEPLPRLPTVEAITPSPLPGTTIDRDTLPYASQAADAETIRASGADNLIRFMTQRLTGVNINEVQGSPFQGDLTFHGYRASATLGAAQGISVYLDGIRVNEPFGDIISWDMMPEAAIRSLTVVPGSDALFGPNTLGGALAFTTQSGLTAPGFTADLSFGSDSRKRADLAWGWNNADGWHAFAAVTGFDEDGWRDQSKGHLGTVFAKFGRSTATTEWDVSILGGRSKLIGNGLLPSWRYEDGEREGGLYQDDRRSIYTAPDQTENRQTQIASHVGHWFNDDTLVSALAYVRNGKRDTVNGDINGEYEEYVEECEDGFDADGNPLDDDCEYTREEGAALHNGVFNGTHLDQDAYGAALNLDRQFGRHRVVVGATWDHSKVDYKQYEQLGWLDEDTRVIYGDPAEEREFFSGVRGNATAYSVFASDHWQVGERTFVTGSLRWNRSRVANTLSTAEDGERPRERFTYTKANPFLGITHGFGDWTAYASVSQSNRAPTVMELGCADPEEPCRLPTGLQGDPYLAQVVSRSGEVGLRWSPGEHTYVSASAYRTTNRDDILFLRAPNTQQGYFANFDRTRHQGVDLTVHQDLGLVEWHLGYSWLEATYEAHGELLSGERTVRIEPGMRLAGLPKHTFKLGADWKPTPRLTFGADLITQSDLIASGNEDGGMTEEVEGSRSRDWKTGGFTIVNLHGRWRTSDRLEFTAGIDNVFDRRYETFGMIGEDVLPNGELLRPHVDPEDSAEALFVAPGAPRRYRIGLRLRF from the coding sequence ATGCTTGCACGTTCCGTCAAGTCCAACCCATGCCACGCCGCGCGCTCCGGCCCGATGCAGCAGGCCGGCATCCGCACGCACGCAGCGCCACCCGGCGGCCGGCCGGCACCGGCACGCCACGGGCCCGGCCCGCGTTCGGCGCTGGCGCTGGCGCTCGCCACGGCCCTGCTGCCCTTCGCCCCGCTCCACGCGCAGGCACCAGCCGGCGAGGAGCCGCTGCCGCGCCTGCCGACGGTCGAGGCGATCACGCCGAGCCCGCTGCCCGGCACGACCATCGACCGCGACACGCTGCCGTATGCCTCGCAAGCCGCCGACGCCGAGACGATCCGCGCGTCCGGCGCCGACAACCTGATCCGCTTCATGACCCAGCGCCTGACCGGCGTGAACATCAACGAGGTACAGGGCAGTCCGTTCCAGGGCGACCTGACCTTCCACGGCTACCGGGCCTCGGCCACGCTCGGCGCGGCGCAGGGCATCTCGGTGTACCTGGACGGCATCCGCGTCAACGAGCCGTTCGGCGACATCATCAGCTGGGACATGATGCCGGAGGCGGCGATCCGTTCGCTGACCGTGGTGCCCGGCTCCGATGCGCTGTTCGGTCCGAACACGCTCGGCGGCGCGCTGGCGTTCACGACGCAATCAGGCCTGACGGCGCCGGGCTTCACCGCCGATCTTTCGTTCGGCAGCGATTCGCGCAAGCGTGCCGATCTCGCCTGGGGCTGGAACAACGCCGACGGCTGGCATGCATTCGCCGCGGTGACCGGCTTCGACGAGGACGGCTGGCGCGACCAGTCCAAGGGCCATCTGGGCACCGTGTTCGCGAAGTTCGGCCGCAGCACCGCGACCACCGAATGGGACGTCTCGATCCTCGGCGGCCGCAGCAAGCTGATCGGCAACGGCCTGCTGCCGAGCTGGCGCTACGAGGACGGCGAGCGCGAGGGCGGGCTCTACCAGGACGACCGCCGCTCGATCTACACGGCGCCGGACCAGACCGAGAACCGGCAGACCCAGATCGCCTCGCACGTCGGCCACTGGTTCAACGACGACACCCTGGTCTCTGCGCTCGCCTATGTCCGCAACGGCAAGCGCGACACCGTCAACGGCGACATCAACGGCGAGTACGAGGAGTACGTCGAGGAATGCGAGGACGGCTTCGACGCTGACGGCAATCCGCTCGACGACGACTGCGAGTACACGCGCGAGGAAGGCGCGGCGCTGCACAACGGCGTCTTCAACGGCACCCACCTGGATCAGGACGCCTACGGCGCCGCGCTCAATCTCGATCGCCAGTTCGGCCGGCACCGCGTCGTCGTCGGCGCGACCTGGGACCACAGCAAGGTCGACTACAAGCAGTACGAGCAGCTCGGCTGGCTCGACGAGGACACGCGCGTGATCTACGGCGATCCGGCCGAGGAACGCGAGTTCTTCTCGGGCGTGCGCGGCAACGCGACCGCCTACAGCGTGTTCGCCAGCGATCACTGGCAGGTCGGCGAGCGCACCTTCGTGACCGGCTCGCTGCGCTGGAACCGCAGCCGCGTCGCCAACACGCTCAGCACCGCCGAGGACGGCGAGCGTCCGCGCGAGCGCTTCACCTATACCAAGGCCAACCCGTTCCTCGGCATCACGCACGGCTTCGGCGACTGGACCGCCTACGCCAGCGTCTCGCAGAGCAACCGCGCGCCGACCGTGATGGAGCTGGGCTGCGCCGACCCGGAGGAGCCGTGCCGGCTGCCGACCGGGCTGCAGGGCGATCCGTACCTGGCGCAGGTGGTCTCGCGCTCGGGCGAGGTGGGCCTGCGCTGGTCGCCCGGCGAGCACACCTACGTGTCGGCCTCGGCCTATCGCACCACCAATCGCGACGACATCCTGTTCCTGCGCGCGCCCAATACGCAGCAGGGCTACTTCGCGAACTTCGACCGCACGCGCCACCAGGGTGTGGACCTGACCGTGCACCAGGACCTGGGCCTGGTCGAATGGCATCTGGGCTACAGCTGGCTCGAGGCGACCTACGAGGCGCACGGCGAGCTGCTGTCGGGCGAGCGTACGGTCCGCATCGAGCCGGGCATGCGCCTGGCCGGCCTGCCCAAGCACACCTTCAAGCTCGGCGCCGACTGGAAGCCGACGCCGCGGTTGACGTTCGGTGCCGACCTGATCACCCAGTCGGACCTGATCGCCAGCGGCAACGAGGACGGCGGCATGACCGAGGAAGTCGAAGGCTCGCGTTCGCGCGACTGGAAGACCGGCGGTTTCACGATCGTCAACCTGCACGGCCGCTGGCGCACCAGTGACCGGCTGGAGTTCACCGCCGGCATCGACAACGTGTTCGACCGCCGCTACGAGACCTTCGGCATGATCGGCGAGGACGTGCTGCCGAACGGCGAGCTGCTGCGCCCGCACGTGGATCCGGAGGATTCGGCCGAGGCGCTGTTCGTCGCCCCGGGCGCGCCGCGCCGCTACCGGATCGGCCTGCGACTGCGCTTCTGA
- the dnaQ gene encoding DNA polymerase III subunit epsilon, whose protein sequence is MRQIVLDTETTGLEVNKGHRLIEIGCIELAERRPTGRSFHRYLNPDRAIDEGAKAVTGIEDEFLLDKPRFHEIAGEFIAFVDGAEVIAHNASFDVGFINAELALAGIGGTIQQRVQVIDTLQLAREMWPGQRNGLDALCKRLGVDNSHRELHGALLDAQLLADVYLAMTAGQGDLGFASEASPAGVARRERTLVVIPLRVQRADPDEAASHAARLAAIEKAGKAPSLWTQLGWD, encoded by the coding sequence ATGAGACAGATCGTCCTGGATACCGAGACCACCGGTCTGGAGGTCAACAAGGGCCACCGGCTGATCGAGATCGGCTGCATCGAGCTGGCCGAGCGCCGGCCGACCGGTCGCAGCTTCCACCGCTACCTGAATCCGGATCGCGCGATCGACGAGGGCGCCAAGGCGGTGACCGGCATCGAGGACGAGTTCCTGCTCGACAAGCCGCGCTTCCATGAAATCGCCGGGGAGTTCATCGCGTTCGTCGACGGCGCCGAGGTGATCGCCCACAACGCCAGCTTCGACGTCGGCTTCATCAACGCCGAGCTGGCACTGGCCGGCATCGGCGGAACGATCCAGCAGCGCGTGCAGGTGATCGACACGCTGCAGCTGGCGCGCGAGATGTGGCCCGGCCAGCGCAACGGCCTGGATGCGCTCTGCAAGCGGTTGGGCGTCGACAACAGCCACCGCGAGCTGCACGGCGCCTTGCTCGACGCGCAGCTGCTGGCCGACGTCTACCTGGCGATGACGGCGGGGCAGGGCGATCTCGGCTTCGCGAGCGAGGCATCGCCTGCCGGTGTCGCGCGGCGCGAGCGCACCCTGGTCGTGATTCCGCTGCGCGTGCAGCGTGCCGATCCGGACGAGGCCGCCAGCCACGCGGCGCGGCTGGCGGCGATCGAGAAGGCCGGTAAGGCGCCGAGCCTGTGGACGCAGCTCGGCTGGGATTGA
- the rnhA gene encoding ribonuclease HI — protein sequence MSEVEVFTDGACLGNPGPGGWGALLRRGATERELSGGEAATTNNRMELMAAIRGLEALTRPCRVTLYTDSQYVQRGIEEWLPRWQARGWKTSDGKPVKNRDLWERLAAACQPHRLRWQWVRGHAGHVENERVDQLARAAALAIRDGRESA from the coding sequence TTGAGCGAGGTGGAGGTCTTCACCGACGGCGCCTGTCTGGGCAATCCCGGGCCCGGCGGCTGGGGCGCGCTGCTGCGCCGTGGCGCGACCGAGCGCGAGCTTTCGGGAGGCGAGGCGGCCACCACCAACAACCGCATGGAGCTGATGGCGGCGATTCGCGGACTGGAGGCGCTGACGCGGCCCTGCCGGGTCACGCTGTATACCGATTCGCAGTACGTGCAGCGCGGCATCGAGGAATGGCTGCCGCGCTGGCAGGCACGTGGCTGGAAGACCAGCGACGGCAAGCCGGTCAAGAACCGCGACCTGTGGGAACGGCTGGCCGCGGCCTGCCAGCCGCACCGGCTGCGCTGGCAGTGGGTGCGCGGGCACGCCGGCCATGTCGAGAACGAGCGTGTCGACCAGCTGGCGCGAGCGGCCGCGCTGGCGATCCGCGACGGCCGGGAAAGCGCATGA
- a CDS encoding methyltransferase domain-containing protein, translating to MTHRNASIFARPELAALARDELALLPVYARRQPSCRALIVYPHVSARALPLDLPAWQVTRLHVEDGRLQGDSSCEPDHLPWPEDSFDLVQVQHAADVLEPIEAFVDEIGRVLRPGGVVLWSGLNALGSWRSWCRLRSGASLPLLPAGALRRLLDRSGLAIEDSYHVGRFWPRSAAAGDRAASAVDVFRAAWVLAARKRRANLTLLARRNVRPAVPARLAAVPSRRACA from the coding sequence ATGACGCACCGCAACGCCAGCATCTTCGCGCGGCCCGAGCTGGCCGCGCTGGCACGCGACGAGCTGGCCCTGCTGCCGGTCTATGCGCGGCGCCAGCCGAGCTGTCGCGCGCTGATCGTCTATCCGCACGTCAGCGCACGCGCGCTGCCGCTGGATCTGCCGGCGTGGCAGGTGACGCGCCTGCATGTCGAGGACGGCCGCCTGCAGGGCGACAGCAGCTGCGAGCCGGACCACCTGCCGTGGCCCGAGGACAGCTTCGACCTGGTGCAGGTGCAGCATGCGGCCGATGTCCTGGAGCCGATCGAGGCCTTCGTCGACGAGATCGGACGCGTGCTGCGCCCCGGCGGCGTCGTGCTCTGGTCGGGTCTCAACGCGCTGGGATCGTGGCGGTCGTGGTGCCGTCTGCGCAGCGGCGCCTCGCTGCCGCTGCTGCCGGCCGGTGCCTTGCGCCGCCTGCTGGACCGCAGCGGCCTGGCGATCGAGGATTCCTACCACGTGGGCCGGTTCTGGCCGCGCAGTGCCGCCGCCGGTGATCGCGCCGCTTCGGCGGTCGACGTGTTCCGGGCCGCCTGGGTGCTGGCCGCGCGCAAGCGGCGCGCGAACCTGACGCTGCTGGCCCGGCGCAACGTCCGGCCGGCGGTTCCGGCCCGCCTGGCGGCCGTACCGAGCCGCCGCGCCTGCGCATGA
- the gloB gene encoding hydroxyacylglutathione hydrolase: MRLLAVPAFVDNYIWLLADRDGNALAVDPGDAAPVRAALRREHLRLRAILLTHHHADHTGGVADLLGDGTVPVYAPDDERIAADHRVGDGAVVTLSAPAARFEVLAVPGHTRSHVAYVGEGFLFCGDTLFSLGCGRLFEGSAEQMLASLDRLAALPDTTQVCCGHEYTLANGAFARTIEPGNADLAARLDQARRLRGGGHPTLPIDLASEKRCNPFLRVDAPAVASALDGDARGSRTARFATLRARKDGFRAMDT; the protein is encoded by the coding sequence CTGCGCCTGCTGGCCGTTCCGGCCTTCGTCGACAACTACATCTGGTTGCTGGCCGACCGGGACGGCAACGCGCTCGCCGTCGATCCCGGCGACGCCGCGCCGGTGCGCGCCGCACTGCGCCGCGAGCACCTGCGATTGCGGGCGATCCTGCTCACCCATCACCACGCCGACCACACCGGCGGCGTCGCCGACCTGCTCGGCGACGGCACGGTCCCGGTCTACGCGCCGGACGACGAGCGCATCGCGGCGGACCATCGCGTCGGTGACGGCGCGGTCGTCACGCTATCGGCGCCGGCCGCCCGCTTCGAGGTCCTGGCCGTTCCCGGGCATACGCGCAGCCACGTCGCCTACGTCGGCGAGGGCTTCCTGTTCTGCGGCGACACGCTGTTCAGCCTCGGCTGCGGCCGGCTGTTCGAAGGCAGTGCCGAACAGATGCTCGCCTCGCTGGATCGCCTGGCCGCGCTCCCCGACACCACCCAGGTGTGCTGCGGACACGAATACACGCTGGCCAATGGTGCGTTCGCGCGCACGATCGAGCCCGGCAACGCGGACCTGGCAGCGCGGCTGGACCAGGCGCGCCGGCTGCGCGGCGGCGGGCACCCGACGCTGCCGATTGATCTCGCCAGCGAGAAGCGCTGCAACCCGTTCCTGCGCGTGGATGCCCCTGCGGTCGCGTCCGCGCTCGACGGCGACGCCCGCGGTTCGCGCACGGCCCGCTTCGCCACGCTGCGCGCACGCAAGGACGGCTTCAGGGCGATGGATACGTGA
- a CDS encoding transglycosylase SLT domain-containing protein encodes MRAAHCLTAVLALSLGACATVPRHAPAPQPPVPPPATDAPAPTATTTPRPAAHPPPAEEQASPWQRIRDGLAMHGCNHGPETLHWAHRYTASPGRFADSWKQAMPFVLLVLDEVEKRKLPTEFVFLPYVESHYRPVAGRGDGPAGMWQLTAATARGRGVRVAADYDGRLDAIDSTRASLDLIALYEEKFGDWRLANMAFNAGEFRVAKLLDAPGERRLSRTELANLALSRTTHEHLDKLMALACVIDDPTRFGVQLPTPGPDDRLAPVALSRTIDLRVASKLAAIEPTAFGRFNAGHRRSHIGAEAPLRLLLPAQNAERFRQAADQLPAGLWADWRELRTRHATDVASLADAAGAPVAVVALANGVDDDARIADGARVLLPGRETADRPETAAAAGQTHLVRSGDTLGAIARRYGVKLAQLLRWNAIGAGAVLRPGDRILIGPP; translated from the coding sequence GTGAGGGCCGCGCATTGCCTCACGGCCGTGCTTGCGCTCAGCCTCGGTGCCTGCGCGACCGTTCCGCGGCACGCGCCCGCGCCGCAGCCGCCGGTCCCGCCGCCGGCGACGGACGCACCGGCGCCCACCGCCACGACGACCCCGCGCCCGGCCGCGCATCCGCCACCCGCCGAGGAGCAGGCCTCGCCGTGGCAGCGGATCCGTGACGGCCTCGCGATGCACGGCTGCAACCATGGCCCGGAGACGCTGCACTGGGCGCATCGCTACACCGCCTCGCCGGGCCGCTTCGCCGATTCCTGGAAACAGGCGATGCCGTTCGTGCTGCTGGTGCTCGACGAGGTCGAGAAGCGGAAGCTGCCGACCGAGTTCGTGTTCCTGCCGTACGTGGAAAGCCACTACCGGCCCGTCGCCGGCCGTGGCGACGGGCCGGCCGGCATGTGGCAGCTGACGGCCGCGACCGCGCGCGGTCGCGGCGTGCGCGTCGCCGCCGACTACGACGGCCGCCTCGACGCCATCGACTCGACGCGCGCCAGCCTGGACCTGATCGCGCTGTACGAAGAGAAGTTCGGCGACTGGCGGCTGGCCAACATGGCCTTCAACGCCGGCGAGTTCCGCGTCGCCAAGCTGCTCGATGCGCCGGGCGAGCGCCGCCTGTCGCGCACCGAGCTGGCCAATCTCGCGTTGAGCCGCACGACCCACGAACACCTGGACAAGCTGATGGCGCTGGCCTGCGTCATCGACGATCCGACACGCTTCGGTGTCCAGCTGCCGACGCCGGGTCCCGACGACCGCCTGGCGCCGGTGGCGCTGTCGCGCACGATCGACCTGCGCGTCGCCTCGAAGCTGGCTGCGATCGAACCCACCGCATTCGGCCGGTTCAATGCCGGCCATCGGCGATCACACATCGGCGCGGAAGCGCCGCTGCGCCTGCTGCTGCCGGCGCAGAACGCCGAGCGCTTCCGGCAGGCGGCCGACCAGTTGCCGGCCGGGCTGTGGGCGGACTGGCGCGAGCTGCGTACCCGCCACGCGACCGACGTGGCCAGCCTCGCCGACGCCGCCGGTGCGCCGGTGGCGGTCGTCGCACTGGCCAATGGCGTCGACGACGATGCGCGCATCGCCGACGGCGCGCGCGTGCTGTTGCCGGGCCGCGAGACCGCCGACCGTCCCGAAACGGCGGCCGCCGCCGGACAGACCCATCTGGTGCGCAGCGGCGACACGCTCGGCGCGATCGCCCGCCGCTACGGCGTCAAGCTCGCCCAGTTGCTGCGCTGGAACGCGATCGGCGCCGGCGCCGTGCTGCGCCCCGGCGACCGCATCCTGATCGGCCCGCCGTAG
- a CDS encoding SurA N-terminal domain-containing protein — protein MLSKLRTALKSWIGIAVLGLILIGFSFFGIESYFVSQSDTSVARIGDQEISQDQFRDRFNDYRQNMMRQQGEGFDSRVLDSPIVRRQVLDTMIDEHTIIAANEKLGVRVPDQRVAEEIAAIPAFQVDGVFNQDQYRAVLSMQGLSSRALEQDIRTGMATREVPMQLYTTSFVTGAEVDAYLRLREQKRDFGFVRIDKPADAGSEPVTDEEVKTYYEANQADFMNPEQVAVEYIELDAAKLKVDLDPSESTLRERYEKEKSRFTTEEQRLASHILVKVGGSGSPDDQKQALTKAEGLVKQVREGKSFADLAKAESEDLGSRNQGGDLGWLEKGMTDPAFETALFALEPKTVSEPVLGADGYHIIELRETRPGAIRSFEDVSTELAAEYVETERERVYNEKSGRLVDLVYQDPSSLQAAAEDAGVEVARTGLFSRAGGAEGLAANPAVVKAAFSDAVMIEGNNSEAIDLGPNHIAFVRVAERKPAEAKPLAEVTGQIKERIVAERLAGAAKSRADALFARLEKGESLADLAKELGTEVSEQKGIGRNAVNLDAALVQAVFAMPRVTEGKPAFRSVALGGDAYALVQLEQVVDGDPSTLDAPTRDAARTTLQQGTGYLAARDFVAALRREVKPVVNEKNLN, from the coding sequence ATGCTGTCGAAACTGCGCACCGCGTTGAAGAGCTGGATCGGCATCGCCGTCCTCGGCCTGATACTGATCGGCTTCTCGTTCTTCGGGATCGAGTCGTATTTCGTGAGCCAGAGCGATACCAGCGTCGCGCGGATCGGCGATCAGGAGATCAGCCAGGACCAGTTCCGCGACCGCTTCAACGACTATCGCCAGAACATGATGCGGCAGCAGGGCGAGGGCTTCGACAGCCGCGTGCTCGACTCGCCGATCGTGCGCCGCCAGGTGCTCGACACGATGATCGACGAGCACACGATTATCGCCGCCAACGAGAAGCTCGGCGTGCGCGTGCCCGACCAGCGCGTGGCCGAGGAGATCGCGGCCATTCCGGCGTTCCAGGTCGACGGGGTCTTCAACCAGGACCAGTACCGCGCCGTGCTCAGCATGCAAGGCCTCAGCTCGCGGGCGCTCGAGCAGGACATCCGCACCGGCATGGCCACGCGCGAAGTGCCGATGCAGCTGTACACGACCAGCTTCGTGACCGGCGCCGAGGTCGACGCCTATCTGCGCCTGCGCGAGCAGAAGCGCGACTTCGGTTTCGTGCGGATCGACAAGCCGGCCGACGCCGGCAGCGAGCCGGTCACCGACGAAGAGGTCAAGACCTACTACGAGGCCAACCAGGCCGATTTCATGAATCCCGAGCAGGTGGCGGTGGAGTACATCGAACTCGACGCCGCCAAGCTCAAGGTCGACCTCGACCCGAGCGAATCCACGCTGCGCGAGCGCTACGAGAAGGAGAAGTCGCGCTTCACGACCGAGGAACAGCGCCTGGCGTCGCACATCCTGGTCAAGGTCGGCGGCAGCGGCAGCCCGGACGACCAGAAGCAGGCACTGACGAAGGCCGAAGGCCTCGTCAAGCAGGTCCGCGAGGGCAAGTCCTTCGCCGACCTGGCCAAGGCGGAGTCGGAGGACCTGGGCTCGCGCAACCAGGGCGGTGACCTGGGCTGGCTCGAGAAGGGCATGACCGATCCGGCGTTCGAGACCGCGCTGTTCGCGCTCGAGCCCAAGACGGTGTCCGAGCCGGTGCTCGGCGCCGACGGCTACCACATCATCGAGCTGCGCGAGACGCGGCCGGGCGCGATCCGCAGCTTCGAGGACGTGAGTACCGAGCTGGCGGCCGAATACGTCGAGACCGAGCGCGAGCGCGTCTACAACGAGAAGTCCGGCCGGCTGGTGGACCTGGTCTACCAGGACCCGTCCTCGCTGCAGGCCGCGGCCGAGGATGCCGGGGTGGAGGTGGCCAGGACCGGCCTGTTCTCGCGTGCCGGCGGCGCCGAAGGCCTCGCGGCCAATCCGGCGGTCGTCAAGGCGGCGTTTTCCGACGCGGTGATGATCGAGGGCAACAACTCCGAAGCCATCGACCTGGGCCCCAACCACATCGCCTTCGTCCGCGTGGCCGAGCGCAAGCCCGCCGAAGCCAAGCCGCTGGCCGAGGTCACCGGCCAGATCAAGGAGCGCATCGTCGCCGAGCGGCTGGCCGGCGCGGCCAAGAGCCGCGCCGACGCGCTGTTCGCGCGGCTCGAGAAGGGCGAATCCCTGGCCGACCTGGCCAAGGAGCTGGGCACCGAGGTCAGCGAGCAGAAGGGCATCGGCCGCAATGCGGTCAACCTCGACGCGGCGCTGGTGCAGGCAGTGTTCGCAATGCCGCGCGTGACCGAGGGCAAGCCGGCGTTCCGGTCTGTCGCGCTCGGCGGCGACGCCTATGCGCTGGTCCAGCTCGAGCAGGTCGTCGACGGCGATCCGTCGACGCTCGACGCTCCTACGCGCGATGCCGCGCGCACCACCTTGCAGCAGGGCACCGGCTACCTGGCCGCGCGCGACTTCGTCGCGGCGCTGCGCCGGGAGGTCAAGCCGGTCGTCAACGAAAAGAACCTCAACTGA
- a CDS encoding HU family DNA-binding protein has protein sequence MNKGEFVSAVADAAGLSKADGERAVEAVFKVVKKALKAGDSVSLVGFGTFQVRKRAARSGRNPRTGDTIKIKASKVPSFKAGKALKDALN, from the coding sequence ATGAACAAAGGTGAATTCGTTTCCGCAGTAGCTGACGCTGCCGGTCTGTCCAAGGCGGATGGCGAGCGCGCGGTCGAAGCGGTTTTCAAGGTCGTCAAGAAGGCGCTGAAGGCAGGCGACAGCGTATCTCTCGTCGGCTTCGGTACGTTCCAGGTGCGCAAGCGCGCAGCGCGCAGCGGCCGCAATCCGCGTACCGGCGACACGATCAAGATCAAGGCGTCGAAGGTACCCTCGTTCAAGGCCGGCAAGGCGCTCAAGGACGCGTTGAACTGA